A portion of the Synergistaceae bacterium genome contains these proteins:
- a CDS encoding CPBP family intramembrane metalloprotease, with product MILANIIGLIIAAFMLYFPYEWCKYRHEDEKIYGLKYFMTRESKRDVIIALCVTLIPLTFFSLNWPQKWGVGGPHRVPFWIALNNLGGGLAAAFIEETFYRGWLQTILTRKIKAFAAIIITSLIFALSHLIVLTGWLRVATFFPGIIMGILRHRGGSIMPAVIYHAICNIWAVWWAPIQ from the coding sequence ATGATACTTGCAAATATAATCGGTCTTATTATAGCGGCATTTATGCTTTACTTCCCCTATGAATGGTGCAAATACAGACACGAGGACGAAAAAATTTACGGCCTGAAATATTTCATGACTAGAGAGTCAAAACGTGATGTAATAATTGCTTTGTGCGTGACTCTAATCCCGTTGACTTTTTTCTCTCTTAACTGGCCTCAAAAATGGGGAGTTGGCGGCCCTCATAGAGTCCCCTTCTGGATCGCATTAAATAATTTAGGCGGGGGCTTGGCTGCTGCGTTCATTGAGGAAACTTTTTACAGGGGCTGGCTTCAGACTATATTGACCCGCAAAATAAAGGCATTTGCAGCAATAATTATAACGTCGCTTATATTTGCGTTGAGTCATTTAATAGTATTAACGGGCTGGCTGAGAGTCGCTACATTTTTTCCGGGTATAATAATGGGAATTCTTAGACACAGAGGAGGTTCAATAATGCCCGCTGTAATTTATCACGCAATTTGCAATATATGGGCGGTATGGTGGGCACCGATACAATGA
- a CDS encoding peptidylprolyl isomerase, whose protein sequence is MREILKDVKVDESEAQKFYDENKQSFMQPEKVHARHILISGDADELAQKIIADLKAGASFDVLAREYSQDPGSKNNGGDLGEFPRGVMVADFEKAAFALKNPGDISEPVKSQFGIHIIKLEERIPESPAPFVQVKDRIMQELREKKTQELLKARSEELEKIYKVERF, encoded by the coding sequence ATGAGAGAAATATTAAAAGATGTCAAAGTCGACGAGTCAGAAGCTCAAAAATTTTATGACGAGAATAAACAATCTTTTATGCAGCCTGAAAAAGTTCACGCACGGCATATTTTAATCAGCGGTGATGCTGACGAGTTAGCACAAAAAATTATAGCAGACTTGAAAGCCGGAGCATCTTTTGACGTTCTTGCACGCGAATATTCACAGGATCCGGGCAGCAAAAATAACGGGGGCGATCTGGGAGAATTCCCGCGCGGAGTAATGGTAGCTGATTTTGAGAAGGCAGCTTTTGCACTCAAGAATCCCGGCGATATTTCCGAACCTGTTAAATCTCAATTCGGAATCCATATTATCAAACTTGAAGAGAGAATCCCCGAATCTCCCGCACCGTTCGTACAAGTTAAAGACAGAATTATGCAGGAATTGCGCGAGAAAAAGACTCAGGAGTTATTGAAGGCTCGTTCTGAAGAGTTAGAGAAAATTTACAAAGTTGAAAGATTCTAA
- the argH gene encoding argininosuccinate lyase — MWHGRFKHDTAESVKNFTQSLDIDFRMAECDILGSIAHVKMLGQTGILKPEESAKIESGLNQVLQEIKSGAFIPSKDLEDVHMNIESRLTEIEPLGAKLHTARSRNDQVAVTTRLYLRERLQEIKKDLRDLLKIFIDNAERHKFIIIPGYTHMQQAQPISMGHYWLAWYEAFMRDYERLNFALDSLNECPLGAGALAGSTLPIDREFTAKFLGFSCPTRNSLDSVANRDYMLDYHYFASVLMIHISRLCSDLITWNTQEFAFIILPDEFCTGSSMMPQKKNPDVLELSRGKTGQVIGGLIDLLVNLKGLPMTYNRDLQEDKRGLWNSLDTIESVINIMSDLLSRVEVDGKISLSRLENGYSLATDIAEYLVNKGVPFREAHLKAGRLVGWCIDNNLLFTDLDLTQWQKLIPEVDADIMEILTPYDSVRRRNIYGATSFEQVDLQIKSARGKLNI, encoded by the coding sequence ATGTGGCACGGAAGATTTAAACATGACACGGCCGAGTCTGTCAAAAATTTCACTCAATCACTTGATATAGATTTCAGAATGGCCGAGTGCGATATACTGGGCAGCATAGCTCATGTAAAAATGTTAGGTCAAACGGGAATTCTTAAGCCTGAAGAGTCAGCAAAAATTGAGTCGGGCTTAAATCAAGTCTTGCAGGAAATCAAATCGGGCGCATTTATTCCCTCAAAAGATTTAGAAGACGTTCACATGAATATAGAGTCGCGTTTAACAGAAATAGAGCCGCTCGGTGCAAAATTACACACAGCCAGAAGCCGTAATGATCAAGTTGCTGTTACTACACGATTATATTTGCGTGAGAGATTGCAGGAAATCAAGAAAGATTTACGCGATTTATTAAAAATTTTTATCGACAACGCAGAACGGCATAAATTTATAATAATTCCCGGTTATACTCATATGCAGCAAGCACAGCCGATTTCAATGGGACATTACTGGCTCGCGTGGTATGAGGCTTTTATGCGCGATTATGAGAGATTAAATTTTGCGCTTGACTCGTTAAATGAATGTCCACTGGGTGCGGGAGCTTTGGCCGGGTCAACACTTCCGATTGATAGAGAGTTCACGGCGAAATTTTTAGGCTTTTCATGTCCGACCCGTAATAGCTTAGACAGTGTTGCAAATCGTGATTACATGCTTGATTATCATTATTTTGCGAGCGTCCTAATGATTCATATTTCGAGACTATGCAGCGATTTAATTACATGGAACACTCAAGAATTTGCGTTTATTATTCTGCCTGATGAGTTCTGCACGGGTTCGAGCATGATGCCTCAGAAAAAGAATCCCGATGTGTTAGAACTTTCGCGCGGAAAAACAGGCCAAGTAATAGGCGGACTTATAGATTTGCTTGTGAATCTCAAGGGACTCCCTATGACTTATAATCGAGATTTACAGGAAGACAAGCGGGGACTCTGGAATTCACTAGACACGATTGAAAGCGTAATAAATATCATGAGTGATTTACTTTCACGCGTTGAAGTTGACGGAAAAATTTCGCTTTCAAGACTCGAAAACGGTTATTCACTTGCTACGGACATTGCAGAATATCTTGTAAATAAAGGCGTACCATTTAGAGAGGCTCATTTAAAGGCTGGGCGGCTCGTGGGATGGTGCATTGATAATAATTTGCTGTTCACGGATTTAGATTTGACTCAGTGGCAAAAATTAATTCCTGAAGTTGACGCGGATATTATGGAAATTTTGACTCCGTATGACAGCGTGAGACGGCGGAATATTTACGGAGCGACGAGCTTTGAACAAGTTGATTTACAGATAAAATCTGCGCGCGGAAAATTGAATATATAG
- a CDS encoding DegT/DnrJ/EryC1/StrS family aminotransferase: MTVPILDLARSFSEIKPEVFNSLEKIFNAQSFILGQEVKNFETHCEKYLDIPENCAVSCASGTDALLLALMAIDIKPGDEVITTPFTFFATSGTIARLGATPVFVDVEPDTYNINLDQAVNKITSKTRAFLPVHLFGQLSPIENVIKIFHDKGVKVIEDSAQAFGACRFINDDGNKKILRAGTIGDIGCYSFFPTKNLGGCGDGGMNITRDLNIAERLKKLRVHGSGQTYFHDEIGINSRLDSIQAAILDIKLKYLDKWNEERRKLADYYKLLIKANNLNEFISAPVELENNYHIYHQYVIRVKNKRGDLMNYLNNNGFAVRVYYPLSLHLQPCFKYLGYKEGDFPVSENLSREVLALPIFPGLKSDEQEALIQEIAKFFRNN; the protein is encoded by the coding sequence TTGACAGTACCAATTTTAGATTTAGCGCGTTCATTTAGTGAGATAAAGCCGGAAGTGTTTAACTCGCTTGAAAAAATATTTAACGCACAGAGCTTTATACTCGGTCAAGAAGTAAAAAATTTTGAGACTCATTGCGAAAAATATTTGGATATTCCCGAAAATTGCGCGGTTTCTTGTGCGTCGGGGACTGATGCATTACTTCTCGCACTCATGGCAATAGATATTAAACCGGGCGACGAAGTTATTACTACTCCATTTACATTTTTTGCTACATCGGGAACTATTGCGAGACTGGGAGCGACTCCCGTTTTCGTTGACGTTGAGCCGGATACTTATAATATAAATCTTGATCAGGCCGTAAATAAAATCACAAGTAAGACTCGCGCATTCTTGCCGGTTCATTTATTCGGCCAGTTATCCCCGATTGAGAATGTAATAAAAATTTTCCATGATAAGGGCGTAAAAGTTATAGAAGATTCTGCTCAGGCGTTCGGAGCGTGTAGATTTATTAATGACGACGGGAATAAAAAAATTTTGCGGGCTGGGACAATAGGCGATATAGGCTGCTATTCATTTTTCCCGACAAAGAATCTCGGAGGCTGCGGCGACGGCGGTATGAACATAACAAGAGATTTAAATATTGCTGAGAGACTCAAAAAATTACGCGTTCACGGATCGGGTCAGACATATTTTCATGACGAAATAGGAATCAACAGCAGACTCGACTCTATTCAGGCGGCAATACTTGATATTAAATTAAAGTATCTCGACAAATGGAATGAAGAGCGCAGAAAATTAGCTGATTACTATAAATTATTAATCAAAGCAAATAACTTGAATGAATTTATTTCGGCTCCTGTTGAACTTGAGAATAATTATCACATTTATCATCAGTACGTGATAAGAGTCAAGAATAAGCGCGGCGACTTAATGAATTATCTCAATAATAACGGCTTTGCTGTTCGTGTATATTACCCGTTATCTTTGCATTTACAGCCATGCTTTAAATATTTAGGCTACAAAGAAGGCGACTTCCCAGTGAGTGAAAATTTATCGCGTGAAGTTCTTGCATTGCCGATATTCCCGGGCTTGAAGTCAGACGAGCAGGAAGCACTTATTCAGGAAATAGCAAAATTTTTCAGGAATAATTAA
- a CDS encoding rhodanese-like domain-containing protein translates to MTQRKRIPLIIAAPVIFVLAFIAALIISKFEPHIEDVDSKYVKEHAGKSGYILVDVRPEENYSGKSPRPGIPGGHIPGAINFPIEDLNIAAAPAALSHAGIVKKNIIILYCNTGVLSGWFADRLVRSFYFDPSRIKNYRGGTVDWYKEGNIFLPEDHEPATLTKQMPAKFQKFDMQRP, encoded by the coding sequence ATGACACAAAGAAAGCGAATACCGTTAATAATTGCTGCACCCGTTATATTTGTGCTTGCGTTTATTGCTGCGTTGATAATCTCAAAATTTGAGCCTCATATTGAAGACGTTGACTCAAAATATGTGAAAGAACACGCGGGCAAATCGGGTTATATTCTTGTTGACGTGAGACCTGAAGAGAATTACAGCGGCAAATCCCCTCGTCCCGGAATTCCCGGCGGACATATTCCAGGAGCTATAAATTTTCCGATTGAAGATTTAAATATTGCTGCGGCACCTGCGGCACTCTCTCATGCGGGAATAGTCAAGAAAAATATTATAATTCTCTATTGCAACACTGGTGTATTATCGGGCTGGTTTGCAGATAGACTCGTGCGGAGCTTTTATTTTGACCCGTCAAGAATCAAGAATTACAGGGGCGGGACTGTTGACTGGTACAAAGAAGGAAATATATTTTTGCCCGAAGATCATGAGCCTGCGACTTTAACAAAACAAATGCCCGCAAAATTTCAGAAGTTCGACATGCAAAGGCCGTAA
- the araA gene encoding L-arabinose isomerase, giving the protein MNLKDFEFWLIVGSQYLYGPEVLDTVAKRAQEMADKLNASGKLPCKVVYKVTAKTNAEITDTIRDANHDNKCAGIITWCHTFSPSKMWINGLVNLQKPWCHFATQYNREIPNEEIDMDFMNLNQAAHGDREHGFIGARLRTPRKIIAGYWQDSDVQEKIGKWMRVAAGVAFSRSLKIMRFGDNMREVAVTEGDKVEVQAKLGWQVNTWPVGELVEFIDSVKDSEVDSLMKEYESLYDIATENIDAIRYQAREEIAMKKMLDREGCCAFSNTFENLYGMKQLPGLASQHLLASGYGYGAEGDWKVSGMTAIIKFMTQGQKGGTAFMEDYTYHIGPENKYSLGAHMLEVCPSVAAGKPRIEVHHLGIGGKEDPARLVFEGHEGKAVVVSLVDMGGRLRLICQDIKCVKPIMSMPNLPVARVMWQAMPNLRTGLECWILAGGAHHTVLSYDVDAEQMRDWARIMDIEFVHISKDTTTESLERDLLLSDIAWRLK; this is encoded by the coding sequence ATGAATCTGAAAGATTTTGAGTTCTGGCTTATAGTAGGCAGTCAATATCTTTACGGCCCTGAAGTCCTTGATACTGTTGCAAAACGCGCTCAGGAGATGGCCGACAAGTTAAATGCTTCCGGTAAGCTCCCCTGCAAAGTCGTCTACAAAGTAACAGCAAAGACAAACGCCGAAATCACTGACACAATAAGAGACGCTAATCACGATAACAAATGCGCGGGAATTATTACATGGTGTCATACATTCAGCCCGTCAAAAATGTGGATTAACGGACTCGTCAATCTCCAAAAGCCTTGGTGCCACTTTGCGACTCAATATAACCGCGAGATTCCAAATGAAGAAATTGATATGGATTTTATGAATCTCAATCAGGCAGCACACGGAGACAGGGAACACGGTTTTATAGGCGCAAGACTCAGGACTCCCCGCAAAATTATAGCCGGTTATTGGCAAGACTCGGACGTTCAGGAAAAAATAGGCAAATGGATGAGAGTAGCAGCCGGAGTAGCTTTCTCGCGTTCACTCAAGATTATGAGATTCGGCGACAATATGCGTGAAGTTGCTGTAACTGAAGGCGACAAAGTAGAAGTACAGGCAAAACTCGGCTGGCAGGTCAACACTTGGCCGGTGGGCGAACTCGTAGAATTTATTGACTCTGTGAAGGATTCAGAAGTCGACTCGCTCATGAAAGAATATGAGTCGCTTTATGACATTGCAACAGAAAATATTGATGCGATTCGTTATCAAGCCCGTGAAGAAATTGCCATGAAAAAAATGCTTGATCGTGAGGGCTGCTGTGCTTTCTCGAATACTTTTGAGAATTTATACGGAATGAAGCAATTGCCCGGACTTGCGAGTCAGCATTTATTAGCGTCAGGCTACGGCTACGGAGCAGAAGGAGACTGGAAAGTTTCAGGCATGACGGCAATAATTAAATTCATGACTCAAGGCCAGAAGGGCGGGACTGCTTTTATGGAAGATTACACGTATCATATCGGCCCCGAAAATAAATACAGTCTCGGAGCTCATATGCTTGAAGTATGTCCGTCAGTTGCAGCAGGAAAACCCCGCATTGAAGTCCATCATTTAGGAATAGGCGGGAAGGAAGACCCGGCCAGACTCGTTTTTGAAGGCCACGAGGGGAAGGCAGTAGTTGTGAGTCTTGTCGATATGGGCGGAAGATTGCGCTTAATTTGTCAAGATATTAAATGTGTAAAACCCATTATGTCAATGCCTAATTTGCCGGTCGCGCGAGTCATGTGGCAGGCAATGCCGAATTTACGAACCGGTTTAGAGTGCTGGATTCTTGCTGGCGGTGCTCATCATACAGTTTTGAGTTATGACGTTGACGCTGAACAAATGAGAGACTGGGCGCGCATTATGGATATTGAATTCGTCCATATCAGCAAGGACACAACAACGGAGAGTCTCGAAAGAGATTTATTATTATCAGATATAGCATGGAGGTTAAAATAA
- a CDS encoding L-ribulose-5-phosphate 4-epimerase, with protein MLLEKLRQEVYRANMELPEKNLVVYTWGNVSGIDREKGLIVIKPSGVEYEDLTPENLVVVNMNNKIIEGDLNPSSDTKTHVELYKTFPEIGGIVHTHSPHAVGWAQAGRDIPCYGTTQADYFYGAVPCTRNLTAQEVNDDYELNTGKVIAETFRERKLDPVAIPGVICRCHGPFSFGKNPAQAVYHAVVLEEVAKMAMYTITIERNADPAPQYVLDKHYLRKHGPNAYYGQGN; from the coding sequence ATGCTGCTTGAAAAATTACGTCAAGAAGTTTATCGCGCAAATATGGAACTCCCCGAAAAAAATTTAGTCGTCTACACATGGGGCAATGTCTCAGGAATTGACAGGGAGAAGGGGCTAATCGTAATAAAGCCTTCAGGAGTCGAATATGAAGATTTAACGCCTGAAAATCTCGTAGTTGTCAACATGAATAATAAAATTATCGAGGGTGATTTAAATCCTTCGTCTGACACAAAGACTCACGTCGAATTATATAAGACATTTCCTGAAATCGGCGGAATAGTTCACACTCATAGCCCTCACGCTGTAGGATGGGCGCAGGCCGGCCGTGATATTCCCTGTTATGGGACGACTCAGGCAGATTATTTTTACGGTGCAGTGCCATGTACTAGAAATTTGACCGCTCAAGAAGTCAATGACGACTACGAATTAAATACGGGCAAAGTCATAGCAGAGACTTTCAGAGAAAGAAAATTAGATCCCGTAGCGATTCCCGGAGTAATTTGCCGCTGTCATGGGCCTTTCTCGTTCGGTAAGAATCCAGCTCAAGCCGTTTATCATGCAGTAGTCCTTGAAGAAGTCGCAAAAATGGCAATGTATACAATCACTATAGAGCGCAACGCAGACCCCGCCCCGCAATATGTCTTAGATAAGCACTATTTACGCAAGCACGGGCCAAATGCTTATTACGGACAAGGGAATTAA
- a CDS encoding ABC transporter substrate-binding protein yields MKKLLFLVLALVMIICVSSASAKDVVIAFSQIGQESDWRTANTDDLRSAIENHPGWKLVYDDGQQKQENQIKALRNFITQGVDYILFTGVVSTGWDEVLKEVNEAEIPLLLVDRLPDCADKIDYVAAFGGDFVEEGRRQVAWVGEYLKSIGQGDKDFNIVIMEGTTGASAQTGRTEGNLKALKEYPHLKLVGQQSGNFTRAEGQAVMESWLKSIPKIDILIAQNDDMALGAIDAIKAAGKVPGKDIIIVGCDSVKAAFDAIVAGEMNCTVECTPLYGAFVVPTIEALERGEKFSRTVIHPEEGVFDMNGGIDLGTVKSIKAADVISQRKY; encoded by the coding sequence ATGAAAAAATTATTATTCCTTGTTCTTGCGCTTGTTATGATTATATGCGTATCTTCAGCAAGTGCAAAAGATGTAGTAATTGCATTCTCGCAAATCGGTCAAGAGTCGGACTGGAGAACAGCTAACACTGATGATTTACGTTCGGCAATCGAGAATCACCCGGGCTGGAAATTAGTTTATGACGACGGCCAGCAGAAACAGGAGAATCAAATTAAGGCACTCCGAAATTTCATAACTCAGGGCGTGGATTATATTTTATTCACGGGCGTTGTGTCAACTGGCTGGGATGAAGTATTGAAGGAAGTAAACGAGGCAGAAATCCCCCTCCTTCTTGTAGATAGACTCCCTGACTGCGCGGATAAAATTGATTATGTTGCAGCGTTCGGCGGTGATTTTGTAGAAGAGGGCCGCAGACAAGTTGCATGGGTCGGCGAATATCTCAAGAGCATAGGACAGGGCGACAAAGATTTTAATATCGTCATCATGGAAGGCACGACGGGAGCAAGTGCACAGACCGGACGAACTGAAGGCAATCTTAAGGCGTTAAAAGAATATCCGCATTTGAAACTTGTCGGTCAGCAGTCAGGAAATTTCACGCGCGCTGAAGGTCAGGCAGTTATGGAGAGCTGGCTTAAGTCGATTCCTAAGATTGATATATTAATCGCTCAAAATGACGACATGGCACTCGGAGCAATTGACGCAATCAAGGCCGCCGGAAAAGTTCCCGGAAAAGATATTATTATTGTCGGCTGTGACTCAGTTAAGGCAGCATTTGACGCTATTGTAGCAGGTGAAATGAACTGCACAGTAGAATGCACCCCGCTTTATGGCGCGTTTGTAGTTCCCACGATTGAGGCATTAGAGCGCGGCGAAAAATTTAGCAGAACAGTCATTCACCCTGAAGAAGGAGTCTTTGACATGAACGGCGGAATAGATTTAGGCACAGTTAAATCAATCAAAGCAGCTGACGTAATTTCACAGCGAAAATATTAA
- a CDS encoding sugar ABC transporter substrate-binding protein, which produces MKKKLIASILTLAMIFGAAPAVFAAPIKIGISIWSSTDTLGSECKRMIDAAAKALGVETQWVDQAHISEQVTSSAETLALAGCDGIIICNSASAEMGSVIKTCDENEVYVAQFFRVIDKDANPEEYKQACESKYYVGAVHESEFDNGKNLVLILAGKKGCRKIGLEGWEPGDATFLGRWAGYKAGVEAWNAEHPNDKVVLLEPQYGRTTTDTGRATAEAIIDANPDIDALIVAGGGGDTLLGAIAAIEAKGLTGKIAVVSTDFLSDLDAKLKSGAMAAESGGHYADPFFAFLMVYNTIRGKFATKTDGFYDMVFPYMYVASPEDYETYAKFFTGNALPYNEEEIKKLADLSYDDLAAACAKLSVEDAAARHSK; this is translated from the coding sequence ATGAAGAAAAAATTAATCGCGTCAATTCTCACATTAGCAATGATTTTCGGAGCAGCCCCGGCAGTTTTCGCGGCTCCCATTAAGATCGGTATATCAATTTGGAGTTCAACGGACACACTCGGCAGTGAGTGTAAAAGAATGATAGACGCAGCAGCAAAGGCACTCGGAGTCGAAACTCAATGGGTAGATCAGGCTCATATTTCCGAGCAGGTTACATCAAGTGCTGAGACTCTAGCTTTGGCAGGGTGCGACGGCATAATAATCTGCAACAGTGCCAGTGCTGAAATGGGATCAGTTATTAAGACCTGCGACGAGAACGAGGTATATGTAGCTCAATTCTTTAGAGTAATCGATAAAGACGCTAACCCCGAAGAATATAAACAGGCTTGCGAGTCAAAATATTATGTCGGTGCAGTCCACGAGTCAGAATTTGACAACGGGAAAAATTTAGTGCTCATTCTCGCAGGCAAAAAGGGATGCCGCAAAATCGGTCTTGAAGGCTGGGAACCCGGCGACGCTACATTTTTAGGACGCTGGGCAGGTTATAAGGCCGGAGTCGAGGCTTGGAACGCTGAACATCCAAATGATAAAGTAGTCTTGCTTGAACCTCAATACGGACGCACAACGACTGACACGGGACGTGCTACAGCTGAAGCAATCATTGACGCAAATCCTGATATTGACGCTCTTATCGTAGCAGGCGGCGGCGGTGATACTTTACTCGGAGCAATTGCGGCAATCGAGGCCAAAGGACTCACAGGAAAAATCGCAGTAGTATCTACAGATTTCTTATCAGATTTGGACGCTAAATTAAAGTCAGGTGCTATGGCTGCTGAATCAGGCGGACATTATGCAGATCCGTTTTTCGCTTTCTTAATGGTCTATAACACTATCAGGGGCAAATTTGCGACTAAGACTGACGGATTTTATGATATGGTCTTCCCGTATATGTATGTTGCATCGCCTGAAGATTACGAGACTTACGCGAAATTCTTTACTGGTAATGCGCTGCCTTATAATGAAGAAGAGATCAAGAAACTTGCTGATTTAAGTTATGACGATTTAGCGGCGGCTTGTGCAAAATTGTCAGTTGAAGACGCAGCAGCAAGGCATTCAAAGTAG